GAGCTTTTTTAGTTCTACAGTGATGTGATGGATGGCGGCGGAATGTAACATCTTGAATCAGACTAATAAGAATATGTAGAAGAGATAACATTTTTTTGTCTTGAACAAAATTTTCATCAAACATATAATAACACTTAGCAACTTTGTATTTTCCCCTAAAACAAACTTGGTAGATGAGTTACTCATGTTATATACCATGGTTTTGATTAAGATCTGCTAGGATCATACCTATGTTGTTATCGATCCCAAAGCCGCCACTACTTCCACTACATCATGTACAATATCTTATAGCAACTTCAAAAGGAAATGGAAAATTTTCCCCAAAAACTGATTATGGGGGCATACTAAATCTTTTAAGTGGTGTAATAAACTATTACTCCAATAGCCCCCCACCCCCACCTAAATAGAAAGCTAAAACGAAACTAGACCAACTTATAAAAATATCAGGTTCTGTCGCTGGCCTATCGATGCATCTTGATtccgttttttttattttttcttcttGATGTACCAATAAACACGGGCATGACACCTCGTTTCGAGGAAGCGCGCAGGACAAGTGAACTCACCAGGAGGCACGCGGGCAGGCATTGGGGCAGTGGCGGACGACAAAAGAAAATTAAGGTATGGCTAGCTAGTatgggaaaaaggaaaaagatattGTGCACATGGAAATTAAACAAGCAACTTGATGTCTCAGAATTAACCACTGCAACACATACATCCTAATGTTTATATTATAAAGGAAGGCATGAAGATTTTAAAAAATTGGGGAGTCTTTACATGTTTTCTCGGAGATGCTTTTAGCTGCGCAGACCTACGCACTCAGCTCAACCGTGCGCGGTGCGCCCTGGTTCTCGGAGGCACCTGCCAGTGCCAAGCCAAGGTGGCGGTTCAAAAGCTGGATATATTTCTAGGTGCGAAAACTACTGGCAAGGACCAAAGAGACCGTTTGCACCAGATTGGATCATAAAGAACATTCCAGCACGAAACCAAATGGCCTCTTGAGAATACCTGCCTGCCATCGGCTGTTTTCTAGGATAAGGCTTCCGACTTCCGAGTGGGCGGTTCCCTGCACCAGGACCATCCTATCTCTTCTATGCACCGGCCATTCCATTCCACGCCAACGGCGTGAGCGAGCGCCACCTCCGGACGACATCTCCCGCGACCcggcaccgccgccgccgccgctaaggACAGACCAGCAGGACCACGCATTTTGACCGTACGAACGGAACGACGGTCCTGCATTTCCCCCAGCAAGAAACCTTCGGCGAGAGGGTAGCGGAAAGTGTGTCCGCAACGCCTCGCCGCCCGCGCGCGACGGTTGGTCACTCATCACTCATCAGTGAGAGGCGACAGACGGCGATCGTGAATGGCCGCTTCCGCGCTCCGGCCGATCGAAACGGACGACGACGCGGCGGGACGGACCGGGACCGGCTTCTCCGGGGGGCAGGGGCACCGCCCCGGATGGAAGCGGAAAGCTTGCAACCGAAGCCGTGGCGTGACGTGCACCCTTGCCGGGGCCGGAACAACCGGTTCGGGATCCGGGTGCACCGCGATCACATGGCCCGGCCGGCCCCCGAAAAACCGAAGGCTGACTGCATCCCCAGGCGTTACAAAAGGTAGGTAGTCGTGGAGAGATGATGGATCATGTGTAGGCTGAAGTTGCACGTGAATTGTTGCACGCATATTATCcccaagaagaagagaagaaacccCGGGTAGGACTTTTTGGTAGCAACGCtaccgtacgtacgtacgtacacgGGGCCTGTTTTTCTTAAGCTATACTGTAATGAACTAGACAGACTGTTCTTCTCCGCACATGCTTAATATCTGGCTGCTGCTATGCCAGGGAAATAAGCAAGAAGAGGAAGCCATGGATAAATGTCCTAGCTTGTCCTACTAAACTTTTAGCACGCACGTAATGGGTTCCAGAAGTTTCTAAATTTGAACAGATGTTGAAGTGTGACCTGCAGATAACGTGTTGTCTCACCCTATCTCTATAGCCAGAAAAGCTGTTTTTTTCCCCTTCCACTTCTGCTGTAAGAGGACATACACATACTCCACGTCACCTCAAATTGGTTTTGCATCGAGCTTCGTCGTCGTAGGCAACACAAAGCTAGCCCTCGAAGAGTATTCGGAGCATATTCCTCGTTTTGAACGGTTTTAAAGCGAGAAATTAAATCACCGGAGCCGGAAAGATGCGTAGGAAAACCACGTCGGAGAAGACGCTATTTTTTCAACTCCTAAACCCCGGATACTTACTGGCTGCTTTATCCGCTCCTACGAAAGGCAAAGGCTACTGGGTTCTGCCTGCTTCTATATAAGAGGCAGCCTGGCACTGGCAGGCCCATCCCTCGTGGCCTCTCTCCCCTCCTCACACAGGCACACACGCACTTTCTGTCAGCTTCCTCCCCTGCGCCGATAAGCAAGCCCGTGAGCCAACAGTGGTGCCAGCGGCCCGAGCGGCGAGGATGCACAGCGGAGCGAGGAAGCTCATGTGGGGGACCAGCCCGGACAGGCCCGACGACCACGACGTGGTCATCGTGCTCGCCTCGCTGCTGTGCGCGCTCATCACCGTCCTCGGCATCGGCCTCGTGGCGCGGTGCGCGTGCGCGCGCGGGCCCAGCGCGCAGGCGGCGGCTGCCGCCAACAGGGGCGTCAAGAAGTCGGTGCTGCGCAGGATCCCCACCGTGCCCTACGCCGCCTGCAGCCAAGGGGAAGGGGACGACGCGGACGAGTGCGCCATCTGCCTGGCGGAGTTCGAGGAGGGCGAGCCCACGCGCGTGCTGCCCCAGTGCGGCCACGCCTTCCACGCCGCCTGCGTCGACAGGTGGCTGCGCGCCCACTCGTCCTGCCCCTCCTGCCGCCGCATCCTCTCCCTCCAGCTGCCGCCCGGCGAGCGGTGCCGCCGCTGCGGCGCGCGGCCCCTGGACGACGGGGACGCTGGGTGGAAGCCCACCTACTACAGCGCCATGCCGCCGTTCCTGGCGTAA
This portion of the Zea mays cultivar B73 chromosome 2, Zm-B73-REFERENCE-NAM-5.0, whole genome shotgun sequence genome encodes:
- the LOC100284205 gene encoding RING-H2 finger protein ATL80; its protein translation is MHSGARKLMWGTSPDRPDDHDVVIVLASLLCALITVLGIGLVARCACARGPSAQAAAAANRGVKKSVLRRIPTVPYAACSQGEGDDADECAICLAEFEEGEPTRVLPQCGHAFHAACVDRWLRAHSSCPSCRRILSLQLPPGERCRRCGARPLDDGDAGWKPTYYSAMPPFLA